The Rhodothermales bacterium genome contains the following window.
CAGGCGCTCGTAGCGATCGTCGTTCCCGCTTCCAGGCGGCCGAAGTCGGTGGATTTCGCCCTCGTTCAGCAGGATTTCGAGCATCTGACCGCCGGCAACCGTCTGCAACCGGCCGCGCTGGGCCTTGATGTCCACCCGGTATCGCGGACCCTCCGTGTAGTCGAAAATCGTCACGTCAATCAGCTCGTTCGGGGACTCCGGCGGGATATCACGCACCAGGATCCGGTAGTCGTCCAGCCCATCGTAAAAGACGCCCGGTTTCAACTGGAACCCGGGCCGCGCCATGCGAATGTCCTGCCACAGGTTGCGCGCCCGGAAGTTTGCCTCCGGAAGCACGACGTTGTTGAAATAGCCCATGAACCCGGTGAGCAAGACGCCCACCAGCAGGACGGGCCAGACCAGCTGCAGGAACGACACACCTGCTCCCTTGATCACGGCGTAGCTGCCGGATTCGGCGAGGCGTCCGAAGCTCATCAGGCAGGCTATCAACACCGACATGGGCACCGCCAGCACCAGCATGTAGGCCAGGTTGTAGACGATGAGCTCCGTCACGGCGAGCACCGGCAGTCCCTTGCCTACCAGGTCCGGCAGGTACTTGATGAGAAACTGCATCACCAGCATGAACATGAGCATGCCGAGCCAGGCCACGATGGGCCCGGGCAGCATCTTCAGCACCATGCGGTGAAACTGGTTCACAGAGGGACGTTGCGCGGCAGGAGCGCCGGATGTACGTGGCAGCCCATCGGCGGTTCGGAAGTTCGTGTGAGCCGGGAGCCTGGCGCCACGGTTCGGGTTGGCGGCTTCAAAGCGCCTGCCCATGACCCTGAAGACGTTCACCTTCAACCCGTTCTCTACCAACTGCTTCGTCTGCCACGACGGGGAGGAGGTGGTTATTGTGGATCCGTCCTGCGAGAGCGAGCGGGAGATTCGACAGCTCCTCGCATACGTCGAATCGCTCGGACACCCGGTTCGGGAGATTCTGCTCACGCACGCCCACCTGGACCACATCTTCGGTTGCGCGGCGCTGGTGCGCGAACTCGGCTGCGGGTTGCGACTTCACCGGGATGAGATGCCCCTCTATAACGCGGCCTCTCTGCAGGCGCAGATGTTCGGGGTCGAACTGGAAGAGCCTCCGGAGCCGACAGGCTTCATCACCGACGGCGAGGTCATCGAGATTGGTGAGGTGCGCTGGCAGGCCCTTCTGACCCCGGGCCACTCACCGGCCAGCCTCTCGTTCTACGACAGCGAGGGCGGTTATGTGATTTCGGGCGATGTACTCTTTGCCGGATCCATCGGCCGCACCGATCTCATGGGCGCGTCCCTTCCGGAGCTGATGCGCTCCATCTACCAGGTACTGCTGCCGCTTGGGGACCGGGTGCGGGTGCTGCCGGGGCACGGGCCGGAGACGACCATCGGGAAGGAGCGCATGAACAATCCGTTCCTGCACGAGATTTCCCGGATCTGACCCCAGGGGCGGACCGCCTCGGGGGCGCTCCGGCCGGGGCCGCAGAGCCGGCCCGGCCCGGCTTGTCAGCGGCGAGACGGCATCGCCCGAACCGGCTGCGCCAACAGGTTGATGGAGTGCCAGACCAGATCACCCATGGTCTGGCAATTCAGGAATGACTCGGTGTGGTAGTGGGCGGCGAGTCCGGCAGCGAGGCGCTGCACATGGTCGTCCGGAGCGACGAGGTCTTCCCGCATGACCTCCATCAGCGCGTCATATCGACCGTGTGAGACCCGAACCCGGGAGGCGATCAGGGCGCGTTCCTCGGTCTGGTACTGAATGACGTTCTCGGGTGCCAGGTGCTGCATGGTCACCTTGACGAACGGCGCGTTCTGGGGGAAATACTGCGGCAAATAGACTTCCTTCCGCCAGTGATGGCTCTGCTGGTCGAAGTCGATGGGATGCATGCGGAAATGCCACTTTTCGAAGTCCCGCGTCAGTTCGATCACAAAGTTGCCGGAGTGCATGTCGCCCAGAAGACACACAAAACAGCGCTCGTTGAACTTGACGAACTCCTTGGCCAGCCGCACCCGGTCGAAGTCGGTGAGCGGCATCCCTTCGCGAACAAATGCGTCGGCCGGCACGCCGATGACATGCTCCTCAATGATGGTATCGCCGTAGAGGAAGTAGTTCAGCCGGTTGGGAGACAGGATGTGCTCCAACTCCAGGCCATACACCCGGCTGGCGTCCACGCGCTTGACGTAGAAGTAGTCAAAGTTCTCGTTGATGCGGTTGATCACCCGCACGCGGAACGGCAGGGTATTGCCGTAGACACACAGATCCACCCGGTCGATGGACAGGTTGCGCGTGATCGACATGTCGCCCTGCGCCTTGAGAATGGCGTAGGCTGTGAGCAGGAGCTCCTGGATCTCAGCCGTCTCTCCGTGCGGGTAGAGCACGGTGGACCAGAGTGTGTCGTCGCCGTCCTCGTCGTAGACCGGCACGGCGTTGGTGTACCGCAGCAGGTCTGAATACTTGATGCCCGATGGGCTCAGGCGACCGTAGCGTTCCAGGTAGGACTGGAAGTAGTCGCTGATCGTGTAGACCGGCTTCTTGTGGCTGATCAGGTGGCCGGCCACCTCAGACAGGCATGGCCATGCGTTCGATGACCTCCCGGTAGTAGTCCTCGTAGATCGGGATCACCCGGTCCGCGT
Protein-coding sequences here:
- a CDS encoding MBL fold metallo-hydrolase yields the protein MTLKTFTFNPFSTNCFVCHDGEEVVIVDPSCESEREIRQLLAYVESLGHPVREILLTHAHLDHIFGCAALVRELGCGLRLHRDEMPLYNAASLQAQMFGVELEEPPEPTGFITDGEVIEIGEVRWQALLTPGHSPASLSFYDSEGGYVISGDVLFAGSIGRTDLMGASLPELMRSIYQVLLPLGDRVRVLPGHGPETTIGKERMNNPFLHEISRI